A region from the Candidatus Stygibacter australis genome encodes:
- a CDS encoding YraN family protein, producing MNKNIKKTKGDKGEKTALRFLKKLGYKIIERNFLCKTGEIDLIAYDLQNRELVFIEVRYRKTGIDDAIASINYTKQLKIIRAARYYLLINPEYSDTFTRFDVIALSHDPKNKWIIKHIPDAFRT from the coding sequence ATGAATAAAAATATAAAGAAAACAAAAGGAGATAAAGGGGAAAAAACAGCTTTACGCTTTTTAAAAAAGCTGGGTTATAAAATTATTGAGCGTAATTTCCTCTGTAAAACAGGTGAAATCGACTTAATAGCATATGATCTTCAAAATAGAGAGCTTGTATTTATCGAAGTTCGCTATCGGAAAACAGGAATTGATGATGCCATTGCCAGTATCAATTATACTAAACAGCTTAAGATCATAAGAGCTGCCAGATATTATCTGCTAATTAATCCCGAATATTCTGATACATTTACACGCTTTGATGTAATCGCTTTATCTCATGATCCTAAAAATAAATGGATAATCAAACACATCCCAGATGCCTTCCGAACCTGA
- a CDS encoding GWxTD domain-containing protein, whose translation MRNFTIGFFLLISSILFAGQLGVYVDSNRFFGPDNKTLVEINYSFPYNAVDFIKQQYGYEAEIFVDISVRAGEKLIKTDSITNKVIIREATKAFSDEQYLDKIILTLGNYDLQLSVEFVDVHTESSYLWEYDFVPLDIDGLLSDLELSSFVKKDTTGYLEKFHRGNYLYQVKPNHTFREENGYLEYFQQIRNLFEDESGKYQLEQEILVKSGDTLIDSMKKELSGEIADIISVHDSILIEGYEDGYYSLIISYRDKITYKQEQVEDYFCVKSRKSANIRLFPELEDDIKLVSYFMNTNEKKVFKTLTTEGKSNYLNKFWLSQDPNIATNENEFLDLVRNRILYANQFFTHFKPGWTTDMGRIYIKYGKPYEIRKMTTNLGEHEFSDIIDSPDQNFNRGVTKNYEIWKYRMSKIANYIFIDLITSGDYKLIYSSDDDDGETTYFNWKEYLGNDFDERLLD comes from the coding sequence ATGAGAAATTTTACAATAGGATTTTTTTTACTGATAAGTAGCATACTTTTCGCGGGACAATTAGGCGTATATGTTGATAGTAATCGCTTTTTTGGACCCGATAACAAAACTCTAGTGGAAATTAATTATTCTTTTCCCTATAATGCTGTGGATTTCATTAAGCAGCAGTATGGTTATGAAGCGGAAATATTTGTGGATATCTCTGTTAGGGCTGGAGAAAAACTGATCAAAACCGATTCTATTACTAATAAAGTGATTATCAGAGAGGCAACAAAAGCATTCAGTGATGAGCAGTATCTGGATAAAATAATTTTGACTTTGGGTAATTATGATTTGCAATTATCAGTGGAATTTGTTGATGTGCATACTGAAAGTTCTTATTTATGGGAATATGATTTTGTCCCTCTTGATATTGATGGATTACTTAGTGATCTGGAATTAAGCAGCTTTGTGAAAAAGGATACAACGGGCTATCTGGAGAAATTTCATCGGGGGAATTATCTTTATCAGGTAAAACCCAATCACACTTTTCGGGAAGAAAACGGTTATCTGGAATATTTTCAGCAGATACGAAATCTCTTTGAAGATGAAAGCGGTAAATATCAACTGGAGCAGGAAATATTAGTGAAATCCGGTGATACACTGATAGATTCAATGAAGAAAGAACTAAGCGGTGAGATTGCAGATATAATCAGTGTCCATGATAGCATATTGATAGAAGGATATGAAGATGGATATTACAGTTTAATTATAAGTTATCGTGATAAAATCACCTATAAACAGGAACAGGTAGAGGATTATTTCTGTGTAAAATCAAGGAAATCTGCTAATATAAGACTATTTCCTGAACTGGAAGATGATATCAAATTGGTAAGTTATTTCATGAATACTAATGAAAAGAAAGTATTCAAGACTTTGACAACTGAAGGTAAATCTAACTATCTGAATAAGTTTTGGCTTTCGCAAGATCCTAATATAGCTACGAATGAAAATGAATTTCTGGATCTTGTAAGGAATCGGATACTTTATGCAAATCAGTTTTTTACACATTTTAAACCAGGCTGGACAACAGATATGGGCAGGATTTATATCAAGTATGGCAAGCCTTATGAAATACGGAAAATGACAACCAATCTGGGTGAACACGAGTTTTCCGATATCATAGACAGCCCAGACCAAAATTTTAATAGAGGAGTGACAAAAAACTATGAGATATGGAAATACCGGATGAGTAAAATTGCAAACTATATCTTTATTGATTTGATTACCAGCGGAGATTATAAATTAATCTACAGCTCTGATGATGACGATGGAGAAACTACTTATTTTAACTGGAAGGAATATCTGGGTAATGATTTTGATGAAAGGCTGCTGGATTAA
- a CDS encoding putative LPS assembly protein LptD — translation MKHNKKLLSLVYILSFLVFLSYGQEEVRIKRISADSLLSDSLQTDSLGFSLMDSLFYAADSGAYWTDEQIISLMGNANIEYHTSSITADTITVKVKENQAFTLGNSMLKDNNQIALGDEIFYDLETQWGMINNGAAKFEQGYYYGDEIRKIDKKTYDIDNGLFTTCDGLHPHFYIKTNKMRMYQNDKVVGKPVVFYVNHMPIFALPYGIFSVKKGRQMGILVPYPGYNSSDGKYVRDLAFYYPWKEYADVILGGNLYEKTGWEAKLSANYKLRYVLNGSMLFRLRKRQYSLYSSTYEWYLRSLHHQNIGRSSSLDANITYTSSEKILENEEDANDRLAEDVTSSISFKTPLLGSTLSLSGKLVADLLESSLVRRDTAGNIVDTLSYKLKTITLPEVSWSRPSRPLYEYFTGEDSKIDKDAWYTKFNGSYSFRANYKSVIKDSTADFSDLFWKEKEDSLGAINKHDAGMKHTTSFSYSNKYKGWLNYSQSAGMNLVWLDEDELGRSSRWGHDWNLSTSFNFSLYGIRNFNRGYLKAVRHIIAPRVSYSYKPDFSENEYLKNLSGYSVSSGDKQQKVSFSIGNTWQLKLRGTEEKKEKTINDFFKISSGISYDFENKNTGNNDGKGFSSLSHSIDLNPDNLKLGLFDLSIEPYGSITQDVYDTKLQFSDISKWNWGVSNWNFNVNTKLRIGGNASYAEYFPIESNPFTSNQFMLADSMSMDAEDEFTTLEEIAELQQEENSWSLSFTHSYRLTQSSYENHDYTSNFKSSFTAQLTKNWNFSYSNYYDINEKKMVNQTFTLLRELHCWQLEFRYTRQEDYWNYSFKLFNIKLPDSLIFKTSDNG, via the coding sequence ATGAAGCATAATAAAAAGTTATTGAGTCTTGTATATATACTCAGCTTTCTGGTCTTTCTGTCCTATGGGCAGGAAGAGGTAAGAATTAAGCGTATATCTGCCGATAGTCTGCTGTCAGACAGCCTGCAGACTGATAGTCTTGGCTTTAGTTTAATGGATTCATTATTTTACGCAGCAGATTCAGGAGCCTATTGGACAGATGAGCAGATCATCAGTTTGATGGGCAACGCTAATATTGAATATCATACCTCAAGTATTACAGCTGATACAATTACGGTGAAAGTTAAGGAAAATCAGGCATTTACCCTGGGTAATTCCATGCTCAAAGACAATAACCAGATAGCGCTGGGGGACGAGATATTTTATGATCTGGAAACTCAGTGGGGTATGATCAATAATGGGGCAGCGAAATTTGAACAGGGTTATTACTATGGTGATGAGATCCGCAAGATAGATAAAAAGACATATGATATTGATAACGGGTTATTTACTACCTGCGATGGATTGCATCCGCACTTTTATATTAAAACAAATAAAATGAGGATGTATCAGAATGACAAAGTGGTAGGTAAACCAGTGGTATTTTATGTAAATCACATGCCGATATTTGCTTTGCCCTATGGGATATTCAGTGTTAAAAAAGGAAGACAGATGGGGATACTAGTTCCCTATCCGGGTTATAACAGCAGCGATGGCAAATATGTGCGGGATCTGGCATTTTATTACCCCTGGAAGGAATATGCTGATGTGATACTTGGCGGCAATCTTTATGAGAAAACCGGCTGGGAAGCAAAGCTGAGTGCTAATTACAAGTTGCGGTATGTGCTGAACGGGAGTATGCTTTTCAGGCTTCGTAAGCGGCAATACAGCTTGTATTCAAGCACTTATGAATGGTATTTGCGGTCATTGCATCATCAGAATATCGGCAGGTCAAGCAGTTTGGATGCCAATATCACTTATACGAGTTCAGAAAAGATACTGGAGAATGAGGAAGATGCCAATGATCGTCTGGCTGAAGATGTAACCTCATCAATTTCATTTAAGACACCTCTTTTGGGGAGCACTTTGAGCTTAAGTGGCAAGCTGGTTGCAGATCTGCTGGAAAGCAGCCTGGTGAGACGTGATACTGCCGGGAATATAGTGGATACATTGAGCTATAAACTGAAGACCATAACTCTGCCTGAGGTATCCTGGTCACGTCCTTCACGTCCGCTTTATGAATATTTTACGGGAGAAGACAGTAAAATTGATAAAGATGCCTGGTATACAAAGTTTAATGGTTCTTACAGTTTCAGAGCAAATTATAAAAGCGTGATCAAAGACTCGACGGCAGATTTTAGTGATTTATTCTGGAAAGAAAAAGAAGATAGCCTGGGAGCGATCAATAAACATGATGCAGGAATGAAGCATACTACTTCATTTAGCTATTCCAATAAATACAAGGGTTGGCTTAATTATTCGCAATCGGCAGGGATGAATCTGGTGTGGCTCGATGAAGATGAGCTGGGCAGAAGCAGTCGCTGGGGCCATGACTGGAATCTAAGTACTTCCTTTAATTTCAGTTTATATGGTATCAGGAATTTTAATAGGGGCTATCTGAAAGCTGTGCGGCATATCATAGCACCGCGAGTGTCTTATTCTTATAAGCCGGATTTCTCTGAGAATGAATATTTGAAAAATCTAAGCGGATATTCTGTATCATCAGGTGATAAACAGCAGAAAGTAAGTTTTTCAATAGGTAATACCTGGCAATTGAAATTGCGGGGAACAGAGGAAAAGAAAGAAAAAACTATCAATGACTTTTTTAAAATATCTTCGGGGATCAGTTATGATTTTGAGAATAAAAATACAGGTAATAATGACGGGAAGGGCTTTAGCAGTTTATCCCATTCTATAGATCTTAATCCGGACAACTTGAAGCTGGGATTGTTTGATCTGAGTATTGAGCCCTATGGCAGTATTACGCAGGATGTTTATGACACAAAATTACAGTTCAGCGATATATCCAAGTGGAATTGGGGAGTGAGTAACTGGAATTTTAATGTGAACACCAAGCTGCGGATAGGTGGCAATGCCAGCTATGCAGAATATTTCCCGATTGAGTCAAATCCCTTTACGAGTAATCAGTTCATGTTGGCAGACAGCATGAGTATGGACGCTGAAGATGAATTTACCACCCTGGAAGAGATAGCTGAATTGCAGCAGGAAGAAAATAGCTGGTCACTAAGCTTTACACACAGCTATCGGCTTACTCAAAGCAGTTATGAAAATCATGATTATACGAGCAATTTTAAAAGCTCATTTACAGCCCAATTGACAAAGAACTGGAATTTTAGTTACAGTAACTATTATGATATCAACGAGAAAAAGATGGTAAACCAGACCTTTACGCTGCTTAGGGAACTTCATTGCTGGCAATTAGAATTTCGTTATACCCGTCAGGAGGATTACTGGAATTATTCCTTTAAGTTATTCAATATCAAATTACCGGATTCTTTGATATTTAAAACTTCAGATAACGGCTAA
- a CDS encoding tetratricopeptide repeat protein, whose product MKFRILLLITFIVLFQILWSQKATNNTLLEEIRQESFDLAVLDDEVDYYQQLVDKRNRVKSLLEQNRLSTIREIFERDLAELDVIFESDDTERAVKKLWEITRIYKGISTLDIKNYFPERLLQYYEARLDVQDGHYEKARRVLEKNLTNNVDPQHRNEIVSLLEEIYFNLKIWEDYISVYPIFRGINTTRQRWWLGQSFYNTGRLDDASTVFRRLANDEEYGLRSRCMSILLTYQNGNINQAITDFLTLKYQYPPSTPYFNFINLSLARLYAISGDNNEAISLYDQYVQLQKDIPDDILYEIATVYKNFGEYTQAINYYQKITEKPVKSNYYVTAKYFTAITEQDRGNYESGRENLREIIEKNDNLMLSLNKKYALLENYSSLLHNLITETLSPERRNQIDTQLNDLENQFQENREEIETYSEGVDSKSLLYLKQLEQEYFSYTITLANYEAFVRYSRNPMLKRLPSIQNYQMSRTDSSVVYLQMVNYVENLSKKSAESYTLAKFLAEQKVYLAFIRDIWFDIKGLGIDYSAPDIIEVAENADSLISSNLEIISDLEVWAFKSEHSKEEEDLLAEKRNLIENNNKELEKNEQEFIDKFTQDVTPQLADKVDNFAASQDEIRNHYIDTITAMVESLSDENQMYENTLLDILYRQSKLLDEEYVEFREQITNE is encoded by the coding sequence ATGAAATTCAGGATCCTATTATTAATAACTTTTATAGTTCTATTCCAGATATTATGGTCTCAAAAAGCCACTAATAACACCCTTCTGGAAGAAATACGCCAGGAGTCATTTGATCTGGCTGTATTGGATGATGAAGTCGATTATTATCAGCAGCTTGTAGATAAAAGAAACAGAGTAAAATCGCTACTTGAGCAAAATAGGCTTTCAACAATAAGAGAAATTTTTGAGCGAGATTTGGCTGAACTTGATGTAATATTTGAGTCTGATGATACTGAAAGGGCTGTTAAAAAACTGTGGGAAATTACGCGAATATATAAGGGTATTTCTACTCTGGACATCAAAAATTATTTTCCCGAGAGATTATTGCAGTATTATGAAGCAAGGCTGGATGTTCAAGATGGACATTATGAAAAAGCCAGACGTGTTTTAGAAAAGAACCTGACAAATAACGTCGATCCCCAGCACCGGAATGAAATTGTATCGCTTTTAGAAGAAATTTATTTTAATCTCAAGATCTGGGAAGACTATATCTCTGTTTATCCTATCTTTCGAGGGATCAATACCACACGGCAACGCTGGTGGCTGGGTCAATCATTTTATAATACAGGCAGATTAGACGATGCCAGTACAGTTTTCCGGCGTTTGGCGAATGATGAAGAATATGGTTTGCGCTCACGTTGCATGTCAATATTGCTTACATATCAAAATGGTAATATAAATCAGGCAATCACGGATTTTCTGACTCTAAAATATCAATATCCCCCTTCAACACCCTATTTCAATTTCATTAATCTTAGTCTGGCAAGGCTATATGCCATCAGTGGTGATAATAATGAAGCAATCAGTCTTTATGACCAGTACGTTCAATTGCAGAAAGACATCCCTGATGATATTTTATATGAGATAGCTACAGTATATAAAAATTTTGGTGAATATACTCAGGCGATAAATTATTATCAAAAGATTACCGAAAAGCCAGTAAAAAGTAATTATTATGTTACTGCAAAATATTTCACAGCTATTACAGAACAGGATCGGGGAAATTATGAGAGTGGTCGGGAAAATTTACGTGAGATCATTGAAAAAAATGATAACCTGATGCTGTCATTAAATAAGAAATATGCTCTTTTGGAAAACTATTCCTCATTACTGCATAACCTGATTACTGAAACTCTGAGTCCTGAAAGAAGAAATCAGATTGACACTCAATTAAATGATCTTGAAAATCAGTTTCAGGAAAACAGGGAAGAAATTGAAACTTACAGCGAAGGAGTGGATAGCAAAAGTTTATTGTATCTGAAACAACTGGAACAAGAATATTTTTCCTATACTATCACTTTGGCTAATTATGAAGCATTTGTCCGTTATTCTCGAAACCCCATGCTGAAAAGGTTACCTTCAATCCAAAATTACCAGATGAGCAGAACGGATTCCTCTGTAGTATATCTGCAAATGGTGAACTATGTTGAAAATCTATCAAAAAAATCCGCGGAATCATATACACTGGCAAAATTTCTTGCTGAACAGAAGGTGTATCTGGCATTTATCAGAGATATCTGGTTTGATATCAAGGGATTAGGAATTGATTACAGCGCTCCTGATATTATTGAAGTTGCCGAAAATGCTGATTCTCTGATCAGTAGCAACTTGGAGATCATCTCTGATCTGGAGGTTTGGGCTTTCAAATCTGAGCATAGTAAGGAAGAAGAAGACCTTCTGGCAGAAAAAAGAAACCTGATCGAGAATAATAATAAAGAACTGGAGAAAAACGAACAAGAATTCATCGATAAGTTTACTCAGGATGTAACCCCCCAATTAGCTGATAAAGTAGATAATTTTGCAGCCTCACAGGATGAAATCCGAAATCATTATATTGATACAATAACCGCGATGGTGGAATCACTTTCAGATGAAAATCAGATGTATGAAAACACTCTACTGGATATTTTATATCGTCAATCCAAACTTCTGGACGAAGAGTATGTAGAATTCAGGGAACAAATAACTAATGAATAA
- the dnaE gene encoding DNA polymerase III subunit alpha translates to MAFVHLHNHTQYSKLDGACRVDRMTELAVEMGMKALAITDHGNMFGAIDFYLSCKNAGIKPIIGIEAYIIRGNFDDIDSKQQIRHHLVLLAKNHKGYKNLCKLSTISFQDGFYHKPRITKGLLRQYHEGLICLTACIKGEIPSLLIAGREEDAYNSLLEYKEIFGDDLYIELQDHGIDKEQTAMPLLIDLAEKTNTEMVVTNDCHYLHKEDREAHDILLCIQTGKKETDINRMRYSTDQLYFKNEEEMRLLFPELGQAYDNTVKIAEKVDLKLDYDQFLFPKMPLPPDYKDDSEGYLKSLCYDAIPRRYEEITPEIQKRLDYELQIINKMGFNDYFLIVRDFINVARAENIPVGPGRGSAAGSIVAYLLEITQLDPLKYNLLFERFLNLSRAEMPDIDIDFDSEGRERVIEYVNEKYGSECVCQIITFGTLGAKTVVRDIARVLDVPIPEANKLAKLIPAEAKMTLEKAYKENPDLRQLIDSDPVYTRIYRIGKVLEGLIRQTGIHAAGVVIAPNDLSNYVPLAMSTKKGKGERTTLVQYEGKWLEHLKMLKMDFLGLKTLTLIRKTVDLIKKNHEITFDIENLQLEDEETYQLLSRAETDGVFQLESDGMKKYLKKLKPNRFDDIIAMVALYRPGPMQFIDKYIKRKHGEEEIMYSHRAMEKSLKETYGVLVYQEQVMQVSKDLAQFDSATAGLLRKAMSKKKAKQMAELYVKFEKGSQDNGVNLDKIKLIWSEFENFAQYAFNKSHAACYAYIAYQTAYLKTHYPVEFMAALMSEEKDPAKIPRQIEVCRRMDIEVIPPNINLSEVEFSVQGKRILYGLKGIKNVGVAAVGKIIEEREENGAYEDIWDLVTRVDSKTVNKAVIESLIAAGALDDLEGNRAQNYSVVELAIEFAASVFQEKMRGQLTLFEDFAEDEEVEVMPKLPELPEWSSNEILQKEKEVLGFFWSGHPLEKYKNLINSVINYDAALLSGASYVSYRVMMAGLVNSISTKTNRNNKPYAILELEDRTGKFELGLYKDNFRRHINKFVKGNAYLIEGSVQVQDNGGARLLPDKIYDLKNFPQGCKGVLKLELEEEKINEELSNLIIANSDTEQSITLEINLETKEFSSLLCKTNRKIKLTETFLKELVEITVRLPKLELS, encoded by the coding sequence ATGGCATTTGTACATTTGCATAACCATACCCAATACAGCAAGTTAGACGGAGCCTGCAGGGTTGACAGGATGACTGAATTAGCTGTGGAAATGGGTATGAAAGCCCTGGCGATAACCGACCATGGCAATATGTTTGGAGCAATAGATTTTTATCTATCCTGTAAGAATGCAGGTATCAAGCCTATCATTGGAATTGAAGCTTATATAATCCGTGGAAATTTTGACGATATAGACAGTAAGCAGCAGATCAGGCATCATCTGGTACTTCTGGCAAAAAATCATAAAGGCTATAAGAACCTCTGTAAGTTAAGCACAATCTCATTTCAGGATGGATTTTATCATAAACCGAGGATAACAAAGGGCCTTTTACGCCAATATCATGAAGGTTTAATCTGTTTGACGGCTTGTATAAAAGGAGAAATTCCTTCATTACTGATAGCGGGTCGAGAAGAAGATGCTTATAATTCACTGCTGGAATATAAAGAGATATTTGGAGATGATCTGTATATTGAGCTGCAGGATCATGGTATAGATAAAGAACAGACCGCCATGCCCTTACTTATTGATCTGGCAGAGAAAACCAATACAGAAATGGTGGTGACCAATGACTGCCATTATCTGCATAAAGAAGATCGGGAAGCACATGACATTTTATTATGCATCCAGACTGGTAAAAAAGAAACTGATATCAATCGGATGCGGTATAGTACTGACCAGTTGTATTTTAAAAATGAAGAAGAAATGCGGTTGCTCTTTCCTGAACTCGGTCAGGCTTATGATAACACTGTGAAAATTGCTGAAAAGGTAGACCTTAAACTTGATTATGATCAATTTCTATTTCCTAAGATGCCGTTACCACCTGATTATAAGGATGATTCAGAGGGATATTTGAAATCATTATGTTATGATGCCATACCAAGACGCTATGAGGAAATAACTCCGGAGATACAGAAGCGTTTGGATTATGAGCTGCAGATCATTAATAAGATGGGATTTAATGATTATTTTCTGATCGTGAGAGATTTTATCAATGTTGCTCGGGCAGAAAACATTCCCGTAGGACCGGGTAGAGGATCAGCAGCAGGAAGTATTGTGGCTTATTTACTGGAAATAACTCAGCTTGATCCCCTGAAATATAATTTACTATTTGAAAGATTCCTGAATTTGAGCAGGGCAGAGATGCCCGATATTGATATAGATTTTGATTCCGAAGGCAGAGAGCGTGTAATTGAATATGTAAATGAAAAATATGGCAGTGAATGCGTGTGTCAGATCATCACATTCGGAACCCTTGGAGCGAAAACAGTAGTACGTGACATTGCTCGAGTGCTGGATGTACCTATCCCCGAGGCAAATAAATTAGCAAAATTAATACCAGCTGAAGCAAAAATGACGCTGGAAAAAGCTTATAAGGAAAATCCTGATCTGCGGCAATTAATTGATAGTGATCCTGTTTATACTCGTATTTACCGGATAGGCAAGGTGCTGGAAGGCTTGATTCGTCAGACCGGGATCCATGCTGCAGGAGTTGTGATCGCTCCTAATGATTTGAGTAATTATGTGCCGCTTGCAATGAGTACTAAAAAAGGCAAAGGCGAACGGACGACACTTGTGCAGTATGAAGGTAAATGGCTGGAGCATTTAAAAATGCTTAAGATGGATTTTCTGGGTTTGAAGACGCTGACGCTGATCCGCAAAACAGTTGATCTGATCAAGAAGAACCATGAAATTACTTTTGATATCGAAAACCTGCAACTTGAAGATGAAGAAACTTATCAATTGTTATCGAGAGCAGAAACTGATGGAGTGTTTCAATTGGAATCTGATGGGATGAAGAAATATCTGAAAAAATTGAAACCCAACAGATTTGATGATATTATTGCTATGGTGGCTCTATATAGACCTGGACCTATGCAGTTCATAGATAAGTATATCAAACGCAAACACGGTGAAGAAGAGATCATGTATTCTCATCGAGCAATGGAGAAATCGCTTAAAGAAACTTATGGAGTTCTGGTTTATCAGGAACAGGTAATGCAGGTATCCAAAGATCTTGCCCAGTTTGATAGTGCTACTGCGGGATTACTGCGTAAAGCGATGAGCAAGAAAAAAGCCAAGCAGATGGCAGAGCTTTATGTAAAATTTGAAAAAGGTTCACAGGATAATGGTGTGAATCTTGATAAGATCAAGCTTATCTGGTCTGAATTTGAGAATTTTGCACAATATGCCTTTAATAAAAGTCATGCAGCATGTTATGCCTATATTGCCTATCAAACGGCATATCTGAAGACGCATTATCCAGTGGAATTTATGGCGGCATTGATGTCAGAAGAAAAGGATCCGGCAAAAATACCACGCCAGATAGAGGTTTGCAGAAGAATGGATATTGAGGTTATTCCACCTAATATCAATTTAAGTGAAGTAGAATTCTCTGTGCAAGGGAAAAGAATATTATATGGTTTGAAAGGTATTAAAAATGTGGGAGTGGCAGCAGTAGGCAAGATCATTGAAGAGCGCGAAGAAAACGGAGCCTATGAGGATATTTGGGATTTGGTCACCCGTGTGGATTCTAAAACGGTTAATAAAGCAGTGATAGAAAGCCTGATAGCTGCTGGTGCATTAGATGATCTGGAAGGAAACAGAGCTCAGAATTATAGTGTAGTGGAGCTGGCAATAGAATTTGCAGCATCAGTTTTTCAGGAAAAGATGCGAGGTCAATTGACACTATTTGAGGATTTTGCTGAGGATGAAGAGGTGGAGGTGATGCCAAAGCTTCCGGAATTGCCGGAATGGAGTTCAAATGAAATTTTACAAAAAGAAAAAGAAGTATTGGGGTTTTTCTGGTCAGGGCATCCGCTGGAGAAATATAAGAATTTGATAAATTCGGTAATTAATTACGATGCTGCGTTACTTTCTGGTGCAAGCTATGTGTCATATAGAGTAATGATGGCTGGACTTGTAAACTCCATATCTACTAAAACAAATAGAAACAACAAACCCTATGCTATATTGGAATTGGAAGATAGAACAGGGAAATTTGAATTAGGCTTGTATAAAGATAACTTCAGACGTCATATTAATAAATTCGTCAAGGGTAATGCCTATTTAATTGAAGGATCAGTCCAGGTACAGGATAATGGTGGAGCAAGATTATTACCTGACAAAATCTATGATCTAAAGAACTTTCCTCAGGGATGTAAGGGAGTTTTGAAGCTTGAACTTGAAGAAGAAAAGATCAATGAGGAATTAAGCAATCTGATAATAGCAAATTCAGATACAGAACAATCGATTACTCTGGAAATAAACCTTGAAACGAAAGAATTCAGTTCTTTGCTTTGTAAAACGAATCGAAAGATAAAGCTGACAGAGACTTTTTTAAAAGAACTGGTAGAAATTACCGTTAGACTACCCAAATTGGAATTGAGTTAG